The genomic interval CTATCTTTCCTGCTAGAGTAGAGTCAACTCCTGTTCCAAAAGCATCTCTTAAATATGTAGGTCCTAATAAAGGTAGAACTAAATAAGGTCCTCTCCCTACTCCATAATGTGCTAGAGTCAATCCAAAATCTTCATAAGGTTTTGGCATTCCCATTTTAGAAGCCACATCAAAAAGTCCTCCAAGTCCTAATACAGTATTCATAGTAAATCTTCCTAAGGCTCTCATTGATTTTCTTCCCTTTAATTGAAAAGCTGAGTTTGCCATAGTATTTAAAACTTTTGCATTTTTGAAGAAATTACTTACTCTATTTTCAACAAAATCTGGAGTTATAAATTTATAAGTATTCACTATAGGAGTTATTACTAATCTTTCTATTTGATAGTTAAAATAGTACATTCTTTTATTGAATGGTTCCCATGGATCATATTCTTCTGCAATAAAATTCTTTTCTGGAGTAGTAACAACCACATCACTAGTTTCTGTATTAGTTGTTTTAACCTCATCAGTATTAGCACAAGAAACTAAACTTAGGCTTAAAATACTCAATAGTAATAAATTTTTAATTTTCATATTTTAAAACCCCCTTATTTACAAAATTTACCATAACATCTACATTTTCTTTGTAGAACATATTTCCACAATGTCCACCTCTTGGATAGATAACTAATCTGTCTTTGAATACATCTTTTAAAAAGGCTATATCTTTTTGACTTAAAATTAACTCGTCTGCATTTGTTACAGCAGCTATTTTAGGTGATGTTCTAAGATAATCCTCAATAACTCTTAGACTTGAAGCTTTCTTTAAATCGTCTATACTTGATGCTTTATTTTGTTTTCGATAATATGGTAAACCAACTTTATTAACATAGTCTTCAAAGTTTGCAAAATTTACTGCTTTAAGATAAGGTTTCATATTAGTAAACTTAGTTAATTTTGCTGTAGGTTTTGTATAAACTCCACTTTT from Fusobacterium pseudoperiodonticum carries:
- a CDS encoding VacJ family lipoprotein, which produces MKIKNLLLLSILSLSLVSCANTDEVKTTNTETSDVVVTTPEKNFIAEEYDPWEPFNKRMYYFNYQIERLVITPIVNTYKFITPDFVENRVSNFFKNAKVLNTMANSAFQLKGRKSMRALGRFTMNTVLGLGGLFDVASKMGMPKPYEDFGLTLAHYGVGRGPYLVLPLLGPTYLRDAFGTGVDSTLAGKIDIYNRMELFSTSSVPVTALRGIDMRKNIDFHYYQTNSPFEYEYVRYLYGKYRGIQEAASEK